Proteins encoded in a region of the Moritella marina ATCC 15381 genome:
- a CDS encoding McrC family protein gives MTKVKQNVTVFEYSHLGKGEKAAKSNRITQISESAFKYLKQLCLCDESESRFLSLKIIDSTEVLRLNNYAGVILTPDGTQIEVLPKIAKRLEGEVGEDKARQTLLTMLKTLGSFRHIQTSSANISKSKMPLLEVFITQFLDSVNTLVKRGLRSDYVKQQDNLGFLKGKLLVGKQLRHNSINKHKFYVEYDEFLQDRPVNRLVHSALQKVAKYTRSARNQKLLRELTFVFDEVPVSRNIKQDFAQVKLDRGMSYYQSPLAWAQLILDGFSPLTMKDTNSAFSLLFPMEAVFESYVESILKKQMADGFTLRGQVKQQYLVTHNTKNMFNLKPDLVVYKEQRVHVVLDTKWKLIDGSGKDKYGISQADMYQMFAYGHKYLAGKGNIVLIYPQHNGFKEAVEHSFDFNDELKLWVVPFVIEEGQERLLLPQGASFTSMISSINILTTRVKETHEHQINH, from the coding sequence GTGACAAAAGTAAAACAAAACGTCACTGTTTTTGAATATAGCCATCTGGGTAAAGGTGAAAAGGCGGCGAAATCAAACCGTATAACGCAGATCTCTGAATCTGCGTTTAAATACCTTAAGCAATTGTGTCTGTGTGATGAGTCTGAAAGTCGTTTTCTTAGTCTAAAGATTATCGACAGTACCGAAGTCTTGCGTCTGAATAACTATGCCGGTGTGATCCTTACGCCCGATGGTACGCAGATTGAAGTTCTGCCCAAGATAGCTAAACGCCTTGAAGGTGAAGTTGGTGAGGATAAAGCCCGACAGACATTATTAACCATGCTTAAAACCTTGGGATCGTTTCGCCATATCCAAACCAGCAGTGCCAATATCAGTAAATCTAAGATGCCGTTGTTAGAGGTGTTTATCACGCAGTTTTTAGACTCAGTGAATACATTGGTTAAGCGCGGTTTACGCAGTGACTATGTCAAACAACAAGACAATCTCGGATTCTTAAAAGGTAAGTTACTGGTCGGTAAACAGCTCCGCCATAACAGCATTAACAAACACAAGTTCTATGTAGAATACGATGAATTCTTACAAGACCGTCCTGTTAATCGCTTAGTACACTCGGCGTTACAAAAAGTGGCTAAATATACTCGCTCAGCCCGTAATCAAAAACTGTTACGGGAACTCACGTTTGTATTTGACGAAGTGCCTGTGAGTCGTAATATCAAACAGGACTTTGCGCAGGTTAAACTTGATCGTGGCATGTCGTATTATCAAAGCCCGTTAGCGTGGGCACAATTGATACTCGATGGTTTTTCACCACTGACAATGAAAGACACTAACAGCGCCTTTTCTTTATTGTTTCCCATGGAAGCAGTTTTTGAGTCTTATGTTGAAAGTATATTGAAAAAGCAGATGGCTGATGGTTTCACATTACGTGGACAGGTTAAGCAGCAATATCTCGTTACTCATAATACTAAAAATATGTTTAATCTTAAGCCTGATTTGGTTGTTTACAAAGAACAGCGTGTTCATGTTGTATTAGATACCAAATGGAAACTGATTGATGGCAGTGGTAAAGATAAATACGGTATCTCGCAAGCAGATATGTATCAAATGTTTGCTTATGGGCATAAGTACCTCGCTGGTAAAGGTAATATCGTGCTGATTTATCCGCAGCATAATGGTTTCAAAGAAGCTGTTGAGCATAGCTTTGATTTTAATGACGAGTTAAAACTGTGGGTCGTACCGTTTGTAATAGAAGAAGGACAAGAGCGACTGCTATTACCGCAAGGCGCTAGTTTTACGTCAATGATTTCGAGCATCAATATTTTAACTACCAGAGTAAAGGAAACACATGAACATCAAATCAATCACTAG
- a CDS encoding McrB family protein, with amino-acid sequence MNDFCFWLQSQFEKYNIENQVSDGKWEKWRDFDKQLSIFDRVGDQGTDFLKTDYLRLLKRVGELGGIAVNARSDPQNINIIFKSRELDDLGALCKTRSGLKLEFSTRDKVQKHGVKTVKIQQYLQEKCNEGFGIKVQSNGWTEIKELNTETCHIAKRVIELWAGISMYEEDMSYKLEHFELLKRYGGTPNKRHEDSEQKQAYESLVDAYSITGKWAEALQKEIFPAGYIKIRRSPVNQGNYFADYNWAKIYPKQSSPEQLAITLGISSDNLFLKIDTVNTGGDLRQRYETIRGEYQSSEIVNLLAIEDGLAMSFDELVAWSINHFPKLYEQYIDASKQLGLIEPKDELMSTSTLNQILYGPPGTGKTYHSIEAAVKAAEPSFTFESRKELKVEYERLVAENRIRFVTFHQSYGYEEFVEGLRAKTNDNDQVSYSVEAGVFKSICEDAHQKKDDKFVLIIDEINRGNISKIFGELITLIEPSKRKGRDEELDVTLPQSKELFSVPNNLHIIGTMNTADRSLAMMDTALRRRFDFVEMMPNTALFNGINVNGIDLERMLATMNKRIEVLYDREHTLGHAFFMPVKALVDKDDQAAAFKELQSVFKNKIIPLLEEYFFEDWNKIRLVLGDNQKDESLRFITEETQSYGDIFGLDHGLDSYETENTTYALAPFDGDNSVWNAPKAYIGIYPKESAKLTSVGEAR; translated from the coding sequence ATGAATGACTTTTGTTTTTGGCTACAGTCTCAATTTGAAAAGTATAATATCGAAAACCAAGTCAGTGATGGCAAATGGGAAAAATGGAGAGACTTTGATAAACAGCTATCTATATTCGATCGTGTGGGTGATCAGGGAACTGATTTTTTAAAGACTGATTATTTACGTTTATTAAAACGAGTTGGTGAATTAGGTGGCATTGCAGTAAATGCTAGATCGGATCCTCAAAATATTAATATTATCTTCAAAAGTAGGGAGTTGGATGATCTAGGTGCTTTATGTAAAACTCGCAGTGGATTAAAATTAGAGTTTTCAACGAGAGATAAAGTACAAAAACATGGTGTAAAAACTGTGAAAATTCAACAGTATTTACAAGAAAAGTGTAATGAAGGTTTTGGAATTAAAGTTCAAAGTAATGGCTGGACTGAAATTAAAGAATTAAATACAGAAACATGCCATATAGCTAAGCGTGTGATCGAGTTATGGGCTGGTATTTCGATGTATGAGGAAGATATGAGTTATAAACTAGAGCACTTTGAGCTGTTGAAACGTTATGGTGGAACACCAAACAAGCGTCATGAAGATAGTGAACAAAAGCAAGCTTATGAATCACTGGTTGATGCTTACAGCATTACAGGGAAATGGGCTGAAGCGCTTCAGAAAGAAATATTTCCAGCAGGGTATATTAAAATTAGAAGAAGCCCTGTCAATCAGGGGAACTATTTTGCAGATTACAACTGGGCTAAAATTTATCCCAAACAATCTAGTCCTGAACAACTTGCTATCACGCTCGGTATCTCCTCAGATAATTTGTTTTTAAAAATTGATACAGTAAATACTGGTGGCGATTTAAGACAGCGTTATGAAACTATTCGTGGTGAATACCAGAGTTCAGAGATAGTTAATCTACTTGCAATTGAAGATGGTTTAGCAATGTCCTTCGATGAATTGGTGGCTTGGAGTATTAATCATTTCCCTAAGTTATATGAGCAATATATCGATGCTAGTAAACAATTAGGTCTTATTGAACCTAAGGACGAATTAATGTCAACAAGTACACTAAACCAAATTCTTTATGGTCCTCCTGGCACAGGTAAGACTTATCACTCTATTGAAGCAGCAGTTAAAGCGGCTGAGCCTAGTTTCACTTTTGAAAGTCGTAAAGAACTAAAAGTAGAATATGAACGTCTCGTTGCTGAGAATCGTATTCGCTTTGTGACTTTCCATCAAAGCTATGGCTATGAAGAGTTTGTCGAAGGTTTACGCGCCAAAACCAATGACAACGACCAAGTCAGTTACTCTGTTGAAGCTGGTGTATTTAAATCTATTTGCGAAGATGCGCATCAAAAAAAGGATGATAAATTCGTTTTGATTATTGATGAAATCAATCGCGGTAATATCTCTAAAATATTTGGTGAATTAATTACGTTAATCGAACCATCAAAGCGTAAAGGTAGAGATGAAGAATTAGATGTCACGTTACCACAGTCAAAAGAACTATTTTCAGTACCAAACAACCTCCACATCATAGGCACTATGAACACTGCCGACCGTTCATTGGCTATGATGGATACCGCTTTACGCCGCCGTTTTGACTTTGTTGAAATGATGCCAAATACCGCGTTATTTAATGGTATTAACGTTAACGGTATTGATTTAGAACGCATGCTGGCAACCATGAACAAGCGCATTGAAGTGCTGTACGACCGTGAGCATACATTAGGTCATGCTTTCTTTATGCCTGTTAAAGCGCTGGTGGATAAAGACGATCAAGCTGCCGCATTTAAAGAATTACAGTCGGTATTCAAAAACAAAATCATTCCATTGCTTGAAGAGTACTTCTTTGAAGATTGGAACAAGATCCGCTTAGTACTTGGTGATAACCAGAAAGATGAATCACTACGATTTATAACGGAAGAAACACAATCATACGGAGATATCTTTGGTTTGGATCATGGCTTAGACAGTTATGAAACTGAAAATACCACGTACGCGTTAGCTCCGTTTGATGGTGACAATTCAGTATGGAATGCTCCTAAAGCATACATAGGTATATATCCTAAAGAGTCTGCAAAACTAACTAGTGTCGGAGAGGCTAGATAG